The proteins below are encoded in one region of Peribacillus muralis:
- a CDS encoding TOMM precursor leader peptide-binding protein: MKADVVVVGNGVLADHVHRDLSGTYQVKRLSDFAAGIPQATMVLILEDAWNPAVHLKAEELLRSQEIPWLRGFVSFGEGVVGPLVRPGISGCSQCADLRQLMAGRDRKEMWGIKKQLQDNGGIGRDAAASRIGLLQMSHLIGEEVSEVLSGNPPRSEGRVAIINLKTLNISWHSFLPDPLCPVCSQLPDDTMDRARISLLPSPKISPDSYRTRSMEELGKVLARDYLDSRTGFLNSKMIDLIPPFADVSVNLPLFIGDEGTAGRTLSYAASEMTAILEGLERYCGMEPRGKRTVVHDSYNNLKDQALDPIKIGVHAEENYAQPDFPFQPFHPDRSMDWVWGYSFKQERPILVPELLSYYSLGCGNGFVYETSNGCALGGSLEEAIFYGMMEVVERDSFLLTWYAQLPLNRIDPYSANDKELELMIDRARAAAGYDIHLFNSTMEHGIPSVWALAKNTKEKGLNLICAAGAHLDPIRAVKSAVFELAGMMLTLDEKLEENEAEIEAMFHDSSLVRKMDDHGILYGLPQSEARLDFLLNVERPMRTFAEEFPKTEKHLDLTDDLKGILEKFRRLNLEVIVVDQTTPEIGRNGLHCVKVLIPGMLPMTFGHHLTRVKGLERVLRVPMELGYAKRPLAFEQLNPHPHPFP, from the coding sequence GTGAAAGCTGACGTAGTGGTTGTCGGGAACGGCGTATTGGCCGACCATGTTCATCGGGACTTATCCGGCACATACCAGGTCAAGCGCCTATCCGATTTCGCGGCAGGAATCCCGCAAGCGACCATGGTCCTGATCTTGGAGGATGCCTGGAATCCCGCTGTACATCTGAAGGCGGAAGAGCTGCTACGGTCCCAAGAGATACCTTGGCTGCGAGGATTCGTATCATTTGGGGAGGGAGTGGTCGGCCCGCTGGTACGTCCTGGCATTTCCGGCTGCTCCCAATGTGCAGATTTAAGACAGCTGATGGCAGGGCGTGACCGCAAGGAAATGTGGGGCATCAAAAAGCAGCTCCAGGATAATGGAGGGATCGGGCGTGATGCGGCGGCATCGCGCATAGGTCTTTTGCAGATGTCTCACCTGATCGGGGAAGAGGTCAGCGAGGTGCTGAGCGGTAATCCCCCCCGTTCAGAGGGGCGGGTGGCAATCATCAACCTGAAAACACTTAATATTTCATGGCACTCGTTTTTACCTGATCCATTGTGTCCGGTATGCAGCCAGTTGCCTGATGACACGATGGACCGGGCAAGGATATCCCTGCTGCCAAGCCCAAAAATCAGTCCCGATAGTTACCGTACCCGTTCCATGGAGGAGCTCGGCAAAGTATTGGCCAGGGATTATTTGGACAGTCGTACGGGTTTCCTCAATAGTAAAATGATCGACCTCATTCCGCCATTTGCCGATGTTAGTGTTAATTTGCCTTTGTTCATCGGCGACGAGGGGACGGCTGGGCGGACGCTTTCCTATGCTGCAAGCGAGATGACGGCCATATTGGAGGGACTTGAGCGGTATTGCGGAATGGAGCCGCGCGGCAAGAGGACCGTGGTGCATGACAGCTACAACAACTTGAAAGATCAAGCACTTGATCCGATCAAGATCGGCGTACACGCGGAGGAGAATTATGCACAGCCTGATTTTCCGTTTCAACCGTTCCATCCTGATCGTTCGATGGATTGGGTATGGGGATATTCGTTCAAACAGGAGCGGCCGATTTTGGTTCCAGAGCTGCTTTCCTATTACAGCTTGGGCTGCGGGAACGGATTTGTCTATGAAACCTCCAATGGATGCGCCCTTGGCGGCAGTTTGGAGGAGGCCATTTTCTACGGCATGATGGAAGTGGTGGAACGTGATTCATTTTTGCTGACATGGTATGCACAATTGCCGCTTAACCGGATCGATCCGTACTCGGCAAATGATAAAGAGCTGGAATTGATGATAGACAGGGCAAGGGCCGCGGCGGGATATGATATCCATTTGTTCAATTCGACGATGGAGCACGGTATACCGAGTGTATGGGCGCTGGCGAAAAACACGAAAGAAAAGGGACTGAATCTCATATGTGCAGCAGGGGCCCATCTTGACCCGATCCGGGCGGTGAAAAGCGCGGTTTTCGAGCTGGCGGGCATGATGCTTACCCTTGACGAGAAATTGGAGGAAAACGAGGCGGAAATCGAGGCAATGTTCCATGACTCCTCGCTTGTGAGGAAAATGGATGATCATGGCATCCTGTATGGGCTGCCGCAATCGGAAGCACGATTGGATTTCTTGTTGAATGTGGAACGTCCCATGCGGACATTTGCTGAAGAATTTCCGAAAACGGAGAAGCATCTCGACTTGACTGATGATTTAAAAGGCATTCTGGAAAAGTTTCGCCGCTTGAATCTCGAGGTGATCGTGGTGGATCAGACGACGCCTGAAATCGGGAGAAATGGTTTACATTGCGTGAAAGTGCTGATTCCGGGAATGCTGCCGATGACATTCGGCCATCATCTTACACGGGTGAAAGGGCTTGAGCGAGTGCTTCGGGTTCCAATGGAACTTGGATATGCAAAGCGGCCGCTTGCATTCGAACAGCTCAACCCGCATCCGCATCCGTTTCCATAA
- a CDS encoding nucleoside hydrolase, translating into MKKKLILDVDTGIDDAIGIILAVKSRQFDILAITTVNGNVSLDTATLNTCKILDMLGEQDISVIKGANAPLIRPSFFEHKIHGEDGIGGALANVPVTKQPDEGFAADFIINSILNFPEEVTLIMTGPLTNLALAVKKCPQITQLVKEVIFMGGVVQGVGNVTPTSEYNTFVDPEAAKIVLHAGFRSITQVGLDVTRKVLLSEEHIQAIQNQELADYISESTSDYRKRYFERNGVWACAMHDPLAVGIALQKDLVTTKEYYVDIETKSEICDGQMVCDFQDRLMKPANAHVCLDVDAEAFFDLFIRTIHS; encoded by the coding sequence ATGAAGAAAAAACTGATTCTCGATGTGGATACTGGAATAGACGATGCAATCGGGATCATTCTTGCTGTAAAAAGCCGTCAATTCGACATATTGGCAATCACCACCGTCAATGGCAATGTATCACTGGATACGGCCACTCTCAACACATGCAAAATCCTTGATATGCTCGGCGAGCAAGACATTTCAGTCATTAAGGGCGCAAATGCTCCCCTAATCAGGCCCTCCTTTTTTGAACATAAGATCCATGGGGAGGACGGGATAGGGGGCGCGCTCGCCAATGTCCCGGTTACAAAACAGCCGGATGAGGGGTTTGCCGCTGATTTCATCATCAATTCCATTTTGAACTTTCCGGAAGAGGTGACGCTCATCATGACGGGGCCGCTTACGAATTTGGCACTTGCAGTGAAAAAATGTCCGCAAATCACCCAGCTTGTGAAGGAAGTCATTTTCATGGGCGGAGTTGTACAAGGAGTCGGCAATGTCACGCCGACCTCCGAATATAACACATTCGTCGATCCGGAAGCAGCCAAAATCGTCCTGCATGCAGGGTTCCGATCGATCACACAGGTCGGTCTCGATGTCACGAGAAAGGTGCTGCTGAGCGAGGAGCATATCCAAGCGATTCAAAATCAAGAGCTTGCTGATTATATAAGCGAAAGCACATCAGACTATCGGAAAAGGTATTTTGAGCGGAACGGTGTTTGGGCATGCGCGATGCATGATCCATTGGCGGTTGGCATCGCTTTGCAAAAAGATCTTGTCACGACAAAAGAATATTATGTGGATATAGAAACAAAAAGTGAGATTTGTGATGGACAGATGGTTTGCGACTTTCAGGACCGGCTGATGAAGCCTGCGAATGCGCATGTTTGTCTTGATGTCGATGCAGAAGCGTTTTTCGACCTGTTCATTCGCACCATCCATTCATAA
- a CDS encoding ABC transporter substrate-binding protein: MKKIISLFMMFSVFTLVLAACSSKEDGKGKPTKLVVSTWGFADDFFRPEVYEPFEKKHNVKIVVDSGNNADRLNKVRQANSDVDVIYLSDYYAQQGIDEGLFEKIDAASIPNMEHIYDQAKAPNGADYGPAYTIAQFGIAYNPDEVSKPITSWKDLWSKDLEGKITIPSITSTTGPMFLDAASKVSGSKDFNEDKAFAEMKKIMPNAVKEYGQTSEFVNMFSQGEIAAGPIMEMYFGDLQEAVPNAKFVSPKEGGYAVMNTVNIVKASDQKELAGEFLNYILSKEVQEKSAKAKIDSPVNTEVTLSEKEAKGLTYGEDVINSLRVLDMKFVNENSKQWIDRWNRELAH; the protein is encoded by the coding sequence ATGAAAAAAATAATTAGCTTATTCATGATGTTTTCAGTGTTCACACTAGTTTTAGCTGCATGCTCCTCAAAAGAGGACGGAAAAGGAAAACCGACCAAATTAGTCGTTTCCACTTGGGGATTTGCCGATGATTTCTTTCGCCCTGAGGTTTATGAGCCTTTTGAAAAAAAGCATAACGTCAAGATCGTCGTCGATTCAGGAAATAATGCCGATCGACTGAACAAGGTACGCCAAGCAAATAGCGACGTGGATGTTATCTATTTATCCGATTATTATGCCCAGCAGGGAATCGATGAAGGGTTATTCGAAAAAATCGACGCCGCAAGCATTCCGAATATGGAACATATCTATGACCAAGCGAAGGCCCCTAATGGCGCCGACTATGGTCCGGCCTATACGATTGCCCAATTTGGCATTGCCTATAATCCCGATGAAGTGAGTAAGCCGATTACTTCGTGGAAGGACCTTTGGAGCAAGGATCTGGAAGGGAAAATCACGATTCCATCCATCACTTCAACGACTGGCCCGATGTTTTTGGATGCAGCTTCGAAAGTAAGCGGAAGTAAGGATTTCAATGAAGATAAAGCCTTTGCCGAAATGAAAAAGATCATGCCCAATGCGGTAAAAGAGTACGGACAAACATCTGAGTTCGTCAACATGTTCTCGCAAGGGGAAATCGCGGCTGGCCCGATCATGGAGATGTATTTCGGTGATTTACAGGAAGCCGTCCCTAATGCGAAGTTCGTTTCTCCGAAAGAAGGCGGATACGCGGTCATGAATACGGTGAATATCGTAAAAGCCAGTGATCAAAAAGAATTGGCCGGAGAATTCTTGAATTACATCTTAAGCAAGGAAGTACAGGAAAAATCAGCGAAGGCGAAAATCGACTCTCCTGTCAATACGGAAGTGACGCTATCTGAAAAAGAGGCGAAAGGCTTAACATACGGTGAAGACGTCATTAACAGCCTGCGTGTCCTTGACATGAAGTTCGTAAATGAAAACTCGAAGCAATGGATCGATCGTTGGAATCGTGAGCTTGCACATTAA
- a CDS encoding SagB family peptide dehydrogenase: protein MSLETFLHNLHVDIEKVSPPDWEVDWDDAPLTFKLYRGLPQFPLSLEIPLSLEGSARGSKADGGGISDFLWYAYGLTQISQAQRASDPDDLMQSFRRFPPSGGALYPSELYVYLKTEEFPDGVYHYDAAHHRLLLLREGNFDSYVNKAIGDHCNVSACFGVVFVSTMFWKNFYKYNNFSYRLQGLDAGVLIGQLLEVAKRFGMNTKVCLQFVDRAINHLLGLSEEEESAYAMITLSKEPANLCTDAGSTGKYATASDLCRELPDIEPEHYVRSQVIKAFPMLTKLNRASMIECAETIGPIDAEGGRESKGHVIDLPIVKSLSYDLASVCQKRFSPEMDFILGKVSQVQLALLLQEATASFAYQNDLDESNDDNEHRVSIYATLYNVEDLEDGAYLYESKTHSLRLIRAGDHRLRLQCGMSLDILNLQQVPICIHVAGDRTYHKPQLGYRGYRIQQMEAGMLVQRILLAASALGMNGHPLLGFDVNMCDQLYKIGGAQGKTSLIQIPIGAYRNRPWLKGGLHN, encoded by the coding sequence ATGAGTTTAGAGACATTTCTGCATAATTTGCATGTTGACATTGAAAAGGTCAGTCCGCCTGATTGGGAAGTGGATTGGGATGATGCGCCGCTTACGTTTAAGCTCTATCGTGGCTTGCCGCAGTTCCCTTTGTCGCTGGAGATTCCGCTTTCCCTGGAAGGTTCCGCGAGAGGTTCGAAGGCTGACGGAGGCGGAATCAGTGATTTTCTCTGGTATGCTTATGGACTCACCCAAATCAGTCAAGCACAGAGAGCATCGGATCCTGATGATCTCATGCAGTCATTCCGGCGTTTTCCGCCATCAGGGGGGGCGCTGTATCCAAGTGAGCTGTACGTATACTTGAAGACGGAGGAGTTTCCTGACGGTGTGTACCATTATGATGCGGCTCACCATCGTTTGTTGCTGTTGCGGGAAGGTAATTTCGATTCATATGTAAACAAGGCTATTGGTGATCACTGCAATGTATCCGCTTGTTTTGGGGTGGTATTTGTATCGACGATGTTTTGGAAAAATTTTTATAAATATAATAATTTCTCATACCGGCTCCAAGGCCTTGATGCGGGAGTGCTCATTGGACAGCTGCTCGAAGTGGCGAAACGGTTCGGTATGAACACGAAGGTGTGTCTTCAATTCGTCGACCGGGCCATCAATCATCTCCTCGGATTATCGGAGGAAGAAGAAAGCGCCTATGCGATGATCACTTTATCGAAGGAGCCGGCAAACCTATGTACGGATGCTGGGAGTACGGGGAAATATGCCACGGCGTCCGATTTGTGCCGGGAGCTGCCGGATATCGAGCCGGAACACTATGTTCGGTCGCAAGTGATCAAGGCATTCCCGATGCTAACGAAATTGAATCGAGCATCGATGATTGAATGCGCCGAAACGATTGGACCGATCGATGCGGAGGGAGGACGGGAGAGCAAGGGACATGTAATTGATTTGCCTATCGTGAAGAGCTTGTCCTATGATTTGGCATCGGTTTGCCAAAAACGCTTTTCCCCTGAAATGGACTTCATTTTAGGAAAAGTAAGTCAAGTGCAGCTCGCACTTCTCCTCCAAGAGGCGACTGCCTCATTTGCGTATCAAAATGATCTGGATGAATCGAATGATGACAACGAGCATCGCGTCTCCATCTATGCAACCTTATATAATGTGGAGGACCTGGAGGATGGCGCCTACCTGTATGAAAGCAAGACACATTCGTTGCGGCTGATACGGGCAGGAGATCATCGGCTACGATTGCAGTGCGGAATGTCGCTCGATATCTTGAATTTGCAGCAGGTCCCGATTTGCATCCATGTGGCGGGTGATCGAACGTACCACAAGCCGCAGCTCGGATATAGGGGATACCGGATCCAGCAAATGGAGGCGGGGATGCTTGTGCAGCGAATATTGCTGGCAGCATCCGCCCTCGGAATGAATGGACATCCGCTGCTCGGGTTCGATGTCAATATGTGTGATCAGCTTTATAAGATCGGCGGGGCGCAAGGCAAAACGAGCCTGATCCAAATCCCGATCGGAGCCTATCGGAATCGTCCATGGCTAAAGGGGGGACTGCATAACTGA
- the aspA gene encoding aspartate ammonia-lyase, whose amino-acid sequence MMIDERAIRIEKDFLGEKAIPANVYYGIQTLRAVENFPITGYKVNEEMIRALAMIKKAAALANMDTKRLYEGIGNSIVKASDEVIEGKWHEYFIVDPIQGGAGTSMNMNINEIVANRAIELMGHDKGDYSKVSPNSHVNMSQSTNDVFPTAIHISTLRLLEQLLETMTKMGSVFKAKAKQFDHVIKMGRTHLQDAVPIRLGQEFEAYSRVLERDIKRISQSRQHLYEVNMGATAVGTGLNADPRYIENVVKYLAEISEMPLVGAEHLVDGTQNTDAYTEVSAALKVCMMNMSKIANDLRLMASGPRAGLGEITLPARQPGSSIMPGKVNPVMPELINQVAFQVIGNDNTICLASEAGQLELNVMEPVLVFNLLQSISIMNNAFNVFTDYCLAGIEANEERLKEYVEKSVGVITAVNPHLGYEVVSRIAREAILKGKSVRELCLQYDVLTEAELDLILNPYEMTKPGIAGASLFDRQ is encoded by the coding sequence ATGATGATAGATGAGAGAGCAATCCGAATTGAGAAAGACTTTCTTGGTGAAAAGGCGATTCCGGCAAATGTGTATTATGGGATTCAGACTTTACGCGCAGTAGAGAATTTTCCGATTACCGGATACAAGGTCAATGAAGAAATGATTCGTGCCTTGGCGATGATAAAAAAAGCCGCCGCACTTGCCAATATGGACACAAAACGCTTGTATGAAGGTATTGGAAACAGCATCGTGAAGGCTTCTGATGAAGTGATCGAAGGGAAATGGCACGAATATTTCATCGTCGATCCGATCCAAGGCGGCGCCGGTACATCGATGAATATGAACATTAATGAAATCGTTGCCAATCGGGCCATAGAACTGATGGGGCACGATAAAGGTGATTATAGCAAGGTTAGTCCAAACAGCCACGTTAACATGTCACAGTCGACCAATGACGTCTTCCCGACGGCCATTCATATCTCGACACTGCGATTATTAGAGCAATTACTAGAAACGATGACGAAGATGGGATCCGTCTTCAAAGCGAAGGCGAAGCAATTCGATCACGTCATCAAAATGGGCCGTACCCACCTTCAGGATGCCGTTCCTATTCGTCTCGGTCAAGAATTCGAGGCATATAGCCGAGTGCTGGAGCGTGATATAAAAAGAATAAGCCAATCACGTCAGCATTTATATGAAGTGAACATGGGAGCAACGGCTGTTGGAACTGGCTTGAATGCAGATCCGCGTTATATCGAGAATGTTGTGAAATATTTAGCTGAAATTAGTGAAATGCCGCTTGTTGGCGCAGAACACTTAGTGGATGGCACACAAAACACTGATGCCTACACCGAAGTGTCAGCCGCTTTGAAGGTTTGTATGATGAACATGTCAAAAATCGCAAACGACTTACGTTTGATGGCTTCAGGCCCTAGAGCTGGATTAGGGGAAATCACGCTTCCGGCGCGTCAACCAGGTTCATCGATCATGCCAGGAAAAGTGAATCCGGTCATGCCTGAATTGATCAACCAAGTTGCATTCCAGGTAATCGGGAATGATAATACGATTTGCTTGGCATCAGAAGCAGGGCAATTGGAACTGAATGTAATGGAGCCAGTACTCGTATTCAATCTATTGCAGTCGATTTCGATCATGAATAATGCTTTTAACGTATTCACCGATTATTGCTTGGCAGGTATCGAAGCAAATGAGGAACGCTTGAAAGAATATGTCGAAAAAAGCGTTGGCGTGATCACCGCCGTCAATCCGCATCTCGGATATGAAGTGGTTTCACGTATCGCACGTGAAGCGATCTTGAAAGGCAAATCCGTACGCGAGCTTTGCTTGCAGTATGATGTGCTGACTGAAGCCGAATTGGATTTGATTCTAAACCCTTATGAAATGACGAAGCCGGGTATAGCGGGTGCTTCTCTTTTCGATCGCCAATAA
- a CDS encoding MurR/RpiR family transcriptional regulator, with protein MEYLAENLIYGIECSMSKFTKTEEELANYILQRPEEVSQLTISQIAKKLHISPATITRFCQKLAFSGFNEFKHELKRFVDLRNTPMHMKDLKQVDYFAKLYQDHMSIIEDTFHITSYEDIQKAVSFLTKAKKIHVYGIGSSGIAAHEFKSKFFRIGLSVEAITDPHQSMMDAALSNQESVVIGISITGATKEVIRAVKIAKKQGASILVFTGNKNSELSRLSDLSLLVTSKNSMHMGQNISPLLPLLLLFDLLYTELVSKDYKNRISIREKTLQVLTDPH; from the coding sequence TTGGAATATCTAGCAGAAAACCTCATATACGGCATAGAATGCAGTATGAGTAAATTCACCAAAACGGAAGAAGAACTGGCCAACTATATTCTGCAGCGCCCTGAGGAAGTGAGTCAGTTAACCATTAGTCAAATTGCGAAGAAGCTGCATATTTCCCCGGCAACGATCACTCGATTCTGCCAGAAATTAGCTTTTTCCGGTTTCAATGAGTTCAAGCATGAGTTAAAGCGATTCGTCGACCTCCGCAATACGCCGATGCATATGAAGGATTTAAAGCAGGTCGATTATTTCGCTAAATTATATCAAGATCACATGAGCATCATCGAGGATACCTTTCATATTACATCTTATGAGGATATCCAAAAAGCGGTCTCTTTCCTTACGAAGGCAAAAAAGATACATGTCTACGGAATCGGCAGTTCAGGTATAGCCGCACATGAGTTCAAATCGAAGTTTTTCAGGATCGGCCTGTCTGTCGAGGCGATAACGGACCCTCACCAGTCGATGATGGATGCGGCCTTAAGTAACCAGGAAAGTGTTGTCATCGGCATTTCCATTACCGGTGCAACCAAAGAGGTCATTCGTGCGGTAAAGATCGCCAAGAAACAAGGGGCATCGATCCTGGTTTTTACAGGCAATAAGAATTCCGAGCTCTCACGGTTAAGTGACCTATCGCTATTGGTGACGAGCAAAAACAGCATGCATATGGGGCAGAATATCTCTCCCTTACTGCCGCTCTTATTGCTTTTTGATTTACTTTATACCGAACTGGTTTCCAAGGATTATAAAAACAGGATAAGCATCAGGGAAAAGACGCTGCAGGTATTAACCGATCCCCACTGA
- a CDS encoding maltose/glucose-specific PTS transporter subunit IIC has protein sequence MKKAFEKAQQFGKSFMLPIAVLPAAGLLLGIGGALSNPNTVEAYPFLDFAWLQAIFTIMSSAGSIVFANLPVIFAVGVAVGLARSDKGTAALAAMIGYFVMNSSINALLQITGELAKDNLAGAGQGMAVGIQTLETGVFGGIIVGITAAFLHNKYNKIELPQVLGFFGGSRFIPIVVSFASILVGAILFVLWPYFQLFINQLGALVTSTGTIGTFFYGFILRMLGPLGLHHIFYLPFWQTALGGTMEIKGQLVSGTQNIFFAQLADPSTTKYYEGVSRFMSGRFITMMFGLPGAALAIYHCAKPKNKKVVAGLLLSAALTSFLTGITEPLEFSFLFVAPILYVFHAIFDGLAFMMADIFNITIGQTFSGGFIDFTLFGILQGISKTNWIYVLVVGIPWFFLYYFTFKFLIKRKNLKVVGREDEEQAVSQQVAASERTETIVEGLGGQDNIEIVDCCATRLRITVKDESLVKEDVIKQTGSKGVVQQGKGIQIVYGPQVTIIKNEVEEYLGH, from the coding sequence ATGAAGAAAGCTTTTGAGAAAGCGCAGCAGTTCGGTAAATCTTTTATGCTCCCGATTGCCGTATTACCAGCCGCAGGATTATTGCTAGGAATCGGTGGTGCTCTTTCGAATCCTAATACGGTAGAGGCCTATCCATTTTTGGATTTTGCCTGGTTGCAGGCTATATTCACGATCATGAGCTCTGCGGGCAGTATCGTCTTCGCCAACTTGCCAGTCATCTTTGCCGTCGGTGTTGCCGTTGGCTTAGCGCGTTCCGATAAAGGGACCGCTGCACTTGCAGCCATGATCGGCTACTTCGTGATGAACAGTTCGATCAATGCACTGCTTCAAATAACCGGGGAGCTTGCCAAGGATAATTTGGCTGGTGCCGGACAAGGTATGGCTGTCGGGATCCAAACACTGGAAACTGGGGTATTCGGCGGTATCATCGTTGGTATCACCGCGGCATTTTTGCATAATAAATATAATAAAATCGAGCTTCCACAAGTATTGGGGTTTTTCGGCGGTTCACGCTTCATTCCAATCGTCGTTTCCTTCGCATCCATCCTCGTCGGAGCGATATTGTTTGTCTTATGGCCTTACTTCCAGCTTTTCATCAACCAGCTTGGTGCACTGGTAACGAGCACAGGAACGATCGGAACCTTCTTCTACGGATTCATTTTACGCATGCTCGGGCCATTGGGGTTACACCATATTTTCTATCTCCCTTTCTGGCAAACGGCTTTAGGCGGAACGATGGAGATCAAAGGACAGCTTGTGAGCGGAACTCAAAATATCTTCTTTGCTCAATTGGCCGATCCAAGTACGACCAAGTACTATGAAGGGGTATCACGGTTCATGTCCGGACGGTTCATCACGATGATGTTCGGTTTGCCGGGAGCGGCACTGGCCATTTATCACTGTGCTAAACCAAAGAATAAGAAGGTCGTGGCCGGTTTACTTCTTTCGGCAGCCTTAACGTCCTTCTTAACGGGCATTACCGAGCCACTTGAATTCAGTTTCTTATTCGTCGCTCCGATCCTTTATGTTTTTCATGCCATATTCGACGGCTTGGCCTTCATGATGGCAGACATATTCAATATCACGATCGGTCAAACCTTCTCTGGGGGCTTTATCGATTTCACCTTATTCGGGATACTTCAGGGTATCAGTAAAACAAATTGGATTTATGTCCTTGTCGTAGGCATACCGTGGTTCTTCCTTTACTACTTCACGTTCAAGTTCTTGATCAAGAGGAAAAACTTGAAGGTGGTTGGCCGTGAAGATGAGGAACAAGCCGTTTCACAACAAGTGGCGGCATCAGAAAGAACCGAGACCATCGTTGAGGGCTTGGGCGGACAAGACAATATCGAAATCGTCGATTGCTGTGCAACTCGCTTGCGCATCACGGTCAAGGATGAATCTTTAGTAAAAGAAGACGTCATCAAGCAAACCGGCTCCAAGGGTGTCGTCCAACAAGGAAAAGGCATACAAATCGTTTACGGACCACAAGTAACGATCATCAAAAATGAAGTGGAAGAATATTTGGGTCACTAA
- a CDS encoding DUF2294 domain-containing protein codes for MYNEVSKELFGFGTTVLKVTVELNVITFQAKHRRAPRSEALEGEVPSLKQEVDFHMSLLYKKKLRQKLEMQTDWEIEAVLRDYDSATQRAFTNIVLKETI; via the coding sequence ATGTATAATGAGGTATCGAAGGAATTGTTCGGTTTTGGCACGACGGTGCTCAAGGTTACCGTCGAGCTGAATGTGATCACATTTCAGGCCAAACATCGCCGTGCACCACGCTCTGAAGCTTTGGAGGGAGAAGTTCCCAGCCTGAAGCAGGAGGTTGATTTTCATATGTCACTGCTTTATAAAAAGAAATTGAGACAAAAGCTGGAGATGCAAACGGATTGGGAGATCGAAGCGGTCCTGAGGGATTATGATTCAGCGACGCAGCGGGCTTTCACCAATATTGTATTGAAGGAAACCATTTAA
- a CDS encoding N-acetylmannosamine-6-phosphate 2-epimerase, whose amino-acid sequence MQNVLDTIHKGLIVSCQALENEPLHSSFIMGRMAVAAKEGGAKCIRANSVADIIEIKKNVDLPVIGIIKQVYGQNDVYITPTMTEIDALMETKAEIIATDATARVRPDGKSLEQFYDEIRAKYPDVLLMADVSSKEEAIYADELGFDIVAPTLYGYTNETSGQKIYHDDYAVLKDIVQVVKTAKVIAEGNVITPEIARSVLDMNVHAVVVGGAITRPQQITKRFVDAIQE is encoded by the coding sequence ATGCAAAATGTGCTGGATACCATTCATAAAGGATTGATTGTATCTTGTCAGGCATTGGAGAATGAGCCTCTGCACAGTTCTTTCATCATGGGGCGCATGGCTGTCGCCGCCAAGGAAGGCGGTGCGAAATGCATTCGCGCTAATTCTGTAGCCGATATAATCGAGATCAAGAAGAATGTCGACCTGCCAGTCATCGGGATCATTAAACAGGTCTATGGACAAAACGATGTCTATATCACCCCTACCATGACGGAAATCGATGCATTGATGGAAACGAAAGCTGAAATCATTGCGACCGATGCGACAGCCCGTGTACGGCCGGACGGAAAATCGTTAGAGCAGTTTTACGATGAAATACGGGCAAAATATCCAGATGTCTTACTCATGGCCGATGTCTCCTCCAAGGAGGAGGCCATATACGCCGACGAATTAGGCTTCGATATTGTCGCACCCACTTTATACGGCTATACAAACGAAACGAGCGGACAGAAAATATATCACGACGACTATGCTGTTCTGAAGGATATCGTACAGGTCGTCAAGACGGCTAAAGTCATCGCTGAAGGAAATGTCATCACACCGGAAATCGCGCGTTCAGTATTGGATATGAACGTACATGCAGTAGTAGTGGGGGGCGCCATTACAAGGCCCCAGCAAATCACTAAACGCTTCGTCGATGCGATCCAGGAATAG